In Malus sylvestris chromosome 16, drMalSylv7.2, whole genome shotgun sequence, the following are encoded in one genomic region:
- the LOC126607685 gene encoding phosphate transporter PHO1 homolog 3-like, translating into MKFGKEFLAQMVPEWRAAYMDYGYLKSLLKEIQLSKHRNNPDPLAAASTPHSQARKRRLALYRTFSGLTKSRHAQQPSSSSSTFGGVDIESQAILVHSVNENDSESYQTTFLMAAEEGGVQELEYFKKLDNEFNKVDKFYRSKVDEVMKEAAVLNKQMDALIAFRIKVENPQRMFDWSGEMTRLASDVATSSAALAAASPHGARASRRVRAMDAIEERRSNSSGDEEKDDKKSGDVEMEVMKKSESRRGTRPAPLDILDRVKMNHTVETPCSTIKGFLNVAPQTELKFSRVNLNKVEEQLRGAFVVFYQKLRLLKSYGFLNTLAFSKIMKKYDKVASRDASKSYMNMVDNSHLGSSDEVTKLMERVETTFIKHFSNSNRRKGMAVLRPKPKVERHRITFAMGCFAGCTAALILALVLITRARKIMDEPGGSQYMENMFPLYSMFGFIVLHMLMYAGNIYFWRRFRVNYSFIFGFKQGTELGYREVLLLSFGVAVLALASVLSNLDMEMDPKTKDYKELTELLPLFLLLLLIVILLCPFNIIYRSSRYFSLVCVFHSICAPLYKVTLPDFFLADQLTSQVEAFRSLQFYICYYGWGDYKVRETTCRSSDVFKIFSFLVACIPFWSRLLQCIRRLVDEKDPMQGYNGLKFFLIIVSVSMRIAHTLTDDVNWKVLAGIFSIVAAIFATYWDLVVDWGLLQRRSKNRWLRDKLLVPYKSVYFIAMVLNVLLRFAWLQTVLKFNVSFMHRQTMITVVGSLEIIRRGIWNFFRLENEHLNNVGKYRAFKSVPLPFNYDEDHDKHL; encoded by the exons ATGAAGTTTGGGAAGGAATTTTTGGCACAGATGGTGCCGGAATGGAGAGCTGCATACATGGATTACGGGTACTTAAAATCCCTCTTAAAAGAAATACAACTCTCCAAGCATAGAAACAACCCCGATCCACTGGCCGCCGCTTCCACGCCCCACAGTCAAGCCCGAAAGCGGAGGCTCGCGTTGTACAGAACTTTCAGCGGTCTGACAAAAAGCAGGCACGCCCAGCAGCCCAGCAGCTCGTCTTCCACCTTTGGTGGTGTCGACATCGAGAGCCAGGCCATTCTTGTTCACTCCGTCAACGAAAACGACTCCGAGAGCTACCAGACGACGTTTCTGATGGCGGCGGAGGAAGGCGGTGTTCAGGAGCTGGAGTACTTCAAGAAGCTCGACAATGAGTTTAATAAAGTTGACAAGTTTTATAGGTCGAAGGTTGACGAGGTGATGAAGGAAGCTGCAGTTCTGAACAAGCAAATGGACGCTTTGATTGCGTTTCGGATCAAAGTGGAGAACCCTCAGAGAATGTTCGATTGGTCGGGGGAGATGACTCGCCTTGCTTCCGATGTTGCCACGTCTAGCGCTGCATTGGCTGCCGCCAGCCCACACGGTGCCAGAGCAAGCA GGCGGGTACGTGCTATGGATGCGATTGAAGAGCGCCGATCAAACAGTTCGGGTGATGAAGAAAAAGATGACAAAAAGAGTGGAGACGTTGAGATGGAAGTGATGAAGAAGTCGGAGAGCAGGAGAGGCACTAGGCCTGCGCCACTGGATATACTAGACCGTGTGAAAATGAATCACACGGTTGAAACGCCGTGTTCCACCATCAAAGGCTTCCTCAACGTGGCTCCGCAAACGGAGCTCAAGTTCAGCAGGGTTAATCTCAACAAAGTTGAAGAACAGTTGAGGGGCGCTTTCGTTGTATTTTACCAGAAGCTTCGGCTTCTGAAGAGCTACGG ATTTTTGAATACGTTGGCTTTCTCGAAGATCATGAAGAAATACGATAAGGTGGCTTCGAGAGATGCATCAAAATCTTACATGAACATGGTGGATAACTCGCACCTTGGCAGCTCCGACGAG GTTACCAAGCTTATGGAGAGGGTTGAAACTACATTCATCAAGCATTTCTCGAACTCAAATCGCCGAAAAGGAATGGCGGTCTTGAGGCCAAAACCGAAGGTGGAAAGACACAGGATAACATTCGCGATGG GTTGCTTTGCTGGCTGCACAGCTGCTCTCATATTGGCGCTTGTTTTGATCACTCGTGCTCGAAAGATTATGGATGAGCCGGGGGGAAGTCAATACATGGAAAACATGTTCCCCCTATACAG CATGTTCGGATTCATTGTTCTGCACATGCTTATGTATGCCGGAAATATATACTTTTGGCGGCGGTTCAGAGTCAATTACTCTTTTATATTCGGTTTCAAGCAAGGAACCGAGCTGGGATACAGAGAGGTCCTCCTTCTGAGTTTTGGTGTGGCAGTGCTAGCACTAGCATCTGTGCTCTCAAATCTTGACATGGAGATGGACCCGAAAACCAAAGATTACAAAGAACTAACCGAACTTCTCCCGCTCTTCTTGCTCCTG CTTCTGATTGTGATATTATTATGCCCCTTCAACATCATATATCGCTCGAGTCGCTACTTCTCCCTTGTTTGTGTGTTCCACAGCATCTGTGCTCCTCTCTATAAG GTCACACTGCCAGATTTCTTCTTGGCAGATCAGTTAACTAGCCAGGTGGAAGCCTTTAGAAGTCTGCAATTCTACATTTGCTATTATGGCTGGGGAGACTACAAGGTCAGGGAAACAACTTGCAGATCTAGTGACGTCTTCAAAATTTTCAGTTTCCTCGTTGCGTGCATTCCATTTTGGTCCCGCCTCCTTCAGTGCATCCGCCGCTTGGTTGACGAGAAAGATCCGATGCAAGGTTACAATGGACTGAAATTTTTCTTAATCATAGTATCAGTTAGCATGAGGATAGCCCACACACTTACCGACGACGTGAACTGGAAAGTTCTTGCTGGGATTTTCTCAATCGTTGCAGCCATATTTGCAACATATTGGGATCTTGTTGTGGACTGGGGACTTCTGCAACGCCGCTCCAAGAACCGATGGTTGAGAGACAAACTCTTGGTCCCTTACAAAAGCGTGTACTTCATAGCGATG GTGTTGAATGTGCTGCTGAGATTTGCCTGGCTGCAGACAGTTCTGAAATTCAATGTCTCCTTCATGCATAGACAGACAATGATCACGGTTGTGGGGAGCTTGGAGATAATTCGtcgagggatatggaattttttCCGGTTGGAGAATGAGCATCTGAACAATGTCGGAAAGTACAGAGCATTCAAGTCAGTGCCACTGCCCTTCAACTATGATGAAGACCATGACAAACATTTGTAG